The following are encoded in a window of Salinibacter ruber DSM 13855 genomic DNA:
- a CDS encoding shikimate dehydrogenase, which translates to MPLDATTQLVTLLGHPVEHSLSPRIHNTAFRAQDVNAAYVATPVRPEALGDAVAGLRALQFLGANVTTPHKEAVLPVLDEVTERARAVGAVNTIVRDGGRLHGDNTDIAGFLRPLEERGGDALEGAPMLVFGAGGAARAVVYGLLSHYRPERLTIVARRPDQAEGLAADLAAHDPDGALRVSSFEEAALSVRTSRLVVNATPLGMAPDRRGQTPWPNPVDFTADHVVYDLVYTPEETRLLREAAAEGATPIGGLDMLVEQAAAAYRQWTDRGMPQAAVYDALRAD; encoded by the coding sequence GTGCCCCTCGACGCCACGACCCAACTCGTGACCCTCCTCGGCCACCCGGTCGAGCACTCCCTGTCGCCCCGCATCCACAACACGGCCTTCCGGGCACAGGACGTGAACGCCGCCTATGTGGCCACGCCGGTGCGGCCGGAGGCCCTCGGCGACGCCGTGGCCGGGCTCCGGGCGCTGCAGTTCCTCGGGGCCAACGTGACGACGCCCCACAAAGAGGCCGTGCTGCCCGTCCTCGACGAGGTGACGGAGCGAGCGCGGGCCGTGGGGGCCGTCAACACGATCGTCCGGGACGGCGGCCGCCTGCACGGCGACAACACGGACATTGCGGGCTTCCTGCGCCCCCTGGAGGAGCGCGGGGGCGACGCCCTTGAGGGGGCGCCGATGCTCGTGTTCGGGGCCGGCGGCGCCGCGCGCGCCGTCGTCTACGGGCTCCTCAGCCACTACCGGCCGGAACGCCTCACGATCGTGGCCCGCCGCCCCGACCAGGCCGAGGGGCTGGCCGCCGACCTGGCCGCCCACGACCCCGACGGCGCCCTCCGGGTCTCCTCGTTCGAGGAAGCCGCACTGTCGGTCCGGACGAGCCGGCTCGTCGTGAACGCGACCCCACTGGGCATGGCGCCGGACCGCCGCGGCCAGACCCCCTGGCCGAACCCCGTGGACTTTACTGCCGATCACGTCGTCTACGACCTCGTGTACACCCCCGAGGAAACCCGGCTCCTGCGCGAGGCGGCCGCCGAAGGGGCAACCCCCATCGGCGGCCTCGACATGCTCGTGGAGCAGGCCGCCGCGGCCTATCGGCAGTGGACCGATCGCGGCATGCCCCAGGCGGCGGTGTACGATGCGCTCCGTGCCGACTGA
- a CDS encoding APC family permease, whose protein sequence is MAKELERDLGLPSVLAISIGAMVGSGIFILPALAMKMAGPAVVLAYLLAGVLVLPAALSKAEMATAMPEAGGTYVYIERGMGPLLGTIAGIGTWFSLSFKGALALVGGAPYIVLLFDVPPQALALGIAGVLIVVNLLGVKQTGRIQVALVAVMLAAMVWFVGGSLGDVDPVRFEGFFDEGIGGLLAATGFVYVSYAGVTKVASVAEEIEHPDRNIPLGLLGSLAFTTLLYVLVVTVIVGAAPTAGLAGSSTPVADVAGSTLIQWGVLVVVAAAILALVSTANAGLLSASRYPFAMSRDKLVPDALQHVSDRFDTPTTAITVTGGVVLAMIAFVPIDDIAKLGSAFKILVFILVNLALVAFRESDLDDYEPAFRDPMYPWTQGVGVLGGLALLSQMGLVPLVGAVLITGAGALWYGAYARRRVGREGVVRDELRRRVGQQAAERTRVALDTGQRADRVVVGTTEDLRPDRETALVEVGAALTGAFEGGLTVVRFDAVPDQLPLDSAAEVQSPDDVDFETRMDRFGASVDGPFEYGEVVSHDVRHAVANFARHHAVDLLVLERTLSADRSWLDERDLDWISRHCSADLVLVEPTPLAVLDRIALVTDNGPFDPRKVELANGLAAAAGASLVLGHAVPADATEDQRATVRTYHEDLMGLCTVPVESNIVGTTTPAAMARAVSAADLVVVESDAAWWARLLDNREPQRIAGAFGGPAIVVRPQQAEGPSPVRRLLERVAF, encoded by the coding sequence ATGGCCAAGGAACTGGAGCGCGATCTCGGCCTGCCCTCGGTGCTAGCCATCAGCATCGGGGCCATGGTGGGCAGCGGCATCTTCATTCTCCCCGCCCTCGCCATGAAGATGGCGGGCCCGGCGGTCGTGCTGGCCTACCTCCTGGCCGGGGTGTTGGTGCTGCCGGCGGCCCTGAGCAAGGCGGAGATGGCCACGGCGATGCCGGAGGCCGGGGGCACGTACGTCTACATTGAGCGCGGGATGGGCCCCCTCCTCGGGACCATCGCGGGCATTGGCACCTGGTTCTCCCTCTCGTTCAAGGGAGCGCTCGCGCTCGTCGGTGGGGCGCCTTACATCGTGCTCCTGTTCGACGTGCCGCCCCAGGCGCTGGCCCTGGGCATTGCGGGCGTGCTGATCGTGGTGAACCTCTTGGGCGTCAAGCAAACCGGGCGCATCCAGGTGGCCCTGGTGGCGGTGATGCTGGCGGCCATGGTGTGGTTCGTGGGCGGCAGCCTCGGCGACGTGGACCCGGTGCGCTTCGAGGGCTTTTTTGATGAGGGGATCGGGGGGCTACTGGCGGCCACGGGCTTCGTGTACGTCTCGTACGCCGGGGTGACAAAAGTGGCGAGCGTGGCCGAAGAGATCGAACACCCGGACCGCAACATTCCGCTGGGCCTCCTCGGCTCGCTCGCCTTCACGACGCTGCTCTACGTGCTGGTGGTCACCGTCATCGTAGGGGCGGCGCCCACGGCGGGCCTTGCCGGCTCCTCGACGCCGGTGGCCGACGTGGCGGGCAGCACCCTCATTCAGTGGGGCGTGCTCGTGGTGGTCGCGGCCGCCATCCTGGCCCTCGTGAGCACCGCTAATGCGGGCCTCCTCTCCGCCTCGCGCTACCCGTTCGCCATGAGCCGCGACAAGCTGGTGCCCGACGCGCTCCAGCACGTGAGCGACCGGTTCGACACACCGACCACCGCCATCACGGTCACGGGCGGCGTCGTGCTCGCCATGATTGCGTTCGTCCCGATCGACGACATTGCGAAGCTCGGCAGTGCCTTCAAGATCCTCGTCTTTATTCTCGTCAACCTCGCCCTCGTCGCCTTTCGCGAAAGCGACCTCGACGACTACGAGCCCGCGTTCCGGGACCCGATGTACCCGTGGACGCAGGGGGTCGGCGTGCTTGGGGGCCTCGCCCTGCTCAGCCAGATGGGCCTGGTGCCGCTCGTGGGGGCCGTTCTGATCACCGGGGCCGGGGCGCTCTGGTACGGGGCCTACGCCCGGCGCCGCGTGGGGCGGGAGGGCGTGGTGCGGGACGAACTGCGGCGCCGCGTGGGGCAGCAGGCCGCCGAGCGCACCCGGGTCGCCCTCGATACCGGCCAGCGGGCGGACCGCGTGGTCGTAGGGACCACCGAAGACCTGCGGCCGGACCGGGAGACGGCGCTGGTGGAGGTCGGGGCCGCCCTCACCGGGGCCTTCGAGGGGGGCCTCACGGTGGTGCGCTTCGACGCGGTCCCCGACCAGTTGCCGCTCGACTCCGCCGCCGAGGTGCAGTCCCCCGACGATGTGGACTTCGAGACCCGGATGGACCGCTTTGGGGCGTCGGTGGACGGGCCGTTCGAGTACGGGGAGGTCGTCAGCCACGACGTGCGCCACGCGGTGGCCAACTTCGCCCGGCACCACGCGGTGGACCTGCTGGTGCTGGAGCGGACCCTCTCCGCCGACCGCTCCTGGCTGGACGAGCGCGACCTGGACTGGATCTCGCGCCACTGCTCCGCCGACCTCGTGCTGGTGGAACCGACGCCCCTCGCGGTGCTCGACCGCATTGCCCTGGTGACGGACAACGGGCCCTTCGATCCCCGAAAGGTGGAGCTGGCCAACGGGCTCGCGGCGGCCGCCGGCGCGAGCCTCGTCCTGGGGCACGCCGTCCCCGCCGACGCGACCGAGGACCAACGCGCCACCGTCCGCACCTACCACGAAGACCTGATGGGCCTGTGCACGGTGCCGGTCGAGTCGAACATCGTGGGCACGACGACACCGGCAGCGATGGCGCGGGCCGTGTCCGCCGCCGACCTTGTCGTCGTGGAGAGCGACGCGGCCTGGTGGGCCCGTCTCCTGGACAACCGGGAGCCGCAGCGCATTGCGGGCGCCTTCGGCGGCCCCGCCATCGTGGTGCGGCCGCAGCAGGCCGAAGGCCCCAGCCCGGTGCGCCGCCTGCTCGAACGGGTTGCGTTTTAA
- a CDS encoding PAS domain S-box protein: MDDLWQQIVSPFRLEDDALSQEERSRVQDFRLLTLLGAVLILLFGPLYAATNPDAVDPLWARLGVAGLLGALVPASYLSRHVRHRFVSWLRGALFIVLVWLVATTTLNHFAGEFAVGLLLGYTIIVAFVGVSAQSGRPVTWFPALSLALVGGGLGVSYVTGPGPQINPLILLAGVAGISLAEGVAIRRLLSTRRALRNREEQLHVITGNVSDGIYRSTPEDGLVYANQAFAELFGYESPEAILQADSASFYANPSDRQRLLKEEHEADGLDQMEVRFRRKDGTPFIGLVSSTVVRDADGKPQYYDGAVTDITERKQRQRRLRVLSEVVEQADDGILVTALPRNGTPTFGDLAFANGEPDALVSKNGSSGDGANPPIVYANRAFEEMTGYREEELLGRTVEVLEGPETDPSVINALQDADRDTRGWEGETINYQKDGTPYVAHWNTTSVQAEEAEVEYRASIQRDVTDRREMEERLRDQRSRLRGMANSIPGVTYQFYARPDGTRGCHFVSEHAGEVLGLSTDPDAFYEQFDDCVPAPHRARSQNEIEDAIEQEMPWRIELPFDRPSGDRLWLLDTATPERRNGELVFNGVMIDITERKTAERALRDERDRFESLFESLPTPVMRCTVKDGTSYVSTVNEAFAHTFGVDPEAVEGENIDATIVPDDAEQEGSALNRRAVQEGALKTEVRRRTKEGPRDFQLQATGRTRGDAPPEIHAIYTDITERTRLEETLTYRSELESKIVDISTRFINTPIDDLDREIEAALQAIGAFVDADRSYVFLFDDEAATMSNTHEWRTEATASTQSRLQNIPYAETPWFMARMRRREGPLRVPRLEDLPPDAAGLRQRLEAGNVQSLLVLPMLNDQDLIGFVGFDAVRQQRDWDADTVMLLRVLSDAISNALQRKTAEKEMLAAKEEAEDANRMKSVFLANMSHEIRTPLTSIIGFAEAIGDELGDETAGPVLRFAQLIEKSGNRLLETLDGVLNLSKLEAGEMDLTIEPVNLAVQTAETADQFAPQAQASGISLHTDLDDAPVWARADEGAVHIVLRNLISNAIKYTNEGGEVEVQVRDAGTAAVMAIEDTGIGMNPEQVTDLFEAFRQASEGLGREYEGTGLGLAVTKQAVDHMNGSIDVETEKGVGTRFVVRLPTAASPSDLSP; this comes from the coding sequence GTGGATGACCTCTGGCAGCAGATCGTTTCTCCCTTTCGTCTTGAGGACGACGCTCTTTCCCAGGAAGAGCGATCACGGGTTCAGGATTTTCGGCTGCTGACCCTCTTGGGGGCTGTTCTCATTCTCCTCTTCGGCCCCCTCTACGCGGCGACCAACCCGGACGCCGTGGATCCGCTTTGGGCTCGGCTCGGGGTGGCCGGCCTGCTCGGGGCCCTGGTCCCGGCCTCGTATCTGTCCCGCCACGTGCGCCACCGCTTCGTCTCGTGGCTGCGCGGCGCCCTTTTCATCGTGCTGGTCTGGTTGGTCGCCACCACCACGTTGAACCACTTTGCCGGGGAGTTTGCCGTCGGCCTTCTGCTGGGCTACACGATCATCGTCGCGTTCGTGGGGGTAAGCGCGCAGTCCGGGCGGCCGGTCACCTGGTTTCCGGCACTCAGTCTCGCCCTGGTGGGGGGCGGGCTTGGCGTCTCCTACGTCACGGGCCCCGGCCCCCAGATCAACCCGCTCATCCTGCTGGCCGGCGTCGCGGGCATCTCCCTCGCGGAGGGGGTCGCCATCCGTCGGCTGCTCTCAACACGGCGGGCCCTGCGCAACCGGGAGGAGCAGCTCCACGTCATTACCGGCAACGTCTCGGACGGCATCTACCGGTCCACCCCTGAGGACGGGCTCGTCTACGCCAATCAGGCATTCGCCGAGCTGTTCGGGTACGAGAGTCCCGAGGCCATCCTGCAGGCGGACTCCGCCTCGTTCTACGCCAACCCGTCCGACCGGCAGCGCCTGCTCAAGGAAGAGCACGAGGCCGACGGGCTCGATCAAATGGAGGTCCGCTTCCGCCGAAAGGACGGGACCCCGTTCATCGGGCTCGTCAGCAGCACCGTGGTGCGGGACGCGGACGGGAAGCCGCAGTACTACGACGGGGCCGTTACGGACATCACCGAGCGCAAACAGCGGCAGCGGCGGCTCCGCGTGCTGTCGGAGGTCGTGGAGCAGGCCGACGACGGCATTTTGGTAACGGCCCTGCCCCGAAATGGAACCCCGACGTTTGGGGACCTCGCCTTCGCCAACGGCGAGCCCGACGCCCTCGTCTCGAAGAACGGATCCTCGGGGGACGGCGCGAACCCGCCCATCGTGTACGCCAACCGGGCGTTCGAAGAGATGACGGGCTACCGGGAGGAGGAGCTGCTCGGGCGCACCGTTGAGGTGTTGGAGGGCCCCGAGACCGATCCGTCGGTCATCAATGCCCTTCAGGACGCCGACCGGGACACACGGGGGTGGGAGGGGGAGACGATCAACTATCAGAAAGACGGCACCCCGTACGTCGCCCACTGGAATACCACCTCCGTGCAGGCCGAGGAGGCGGAGGTGGAGTACCGTGCCTCCATCCAGCGGGACGTCACAGACCGGCGCGAGATGGAAGAGCGCCTCCGCGACCAGCGGAGTCGGCTGCGGGGCATGGCCAACAGCATTCCCGGCGTCACCTACCAGTTCTACGCCCGTCCGGATGGGACACGCGGGTGCCACTTCGTCAGCGAACACGCCGGGGAGGTCCTCGGGCTTTCCACCGACCCGGACGCATTCTACGAACAGTTCGACGACTGCGTCCCCGCGCCCCACCGGGCCCGCTCGCAGAACGAAATTGAGGATGCCATCGAGCAGGAGATGCCCTGGCGGATCGAGCTGCCGTTCGACCGGCCCTCCGGCGACCGCCTCTGGCTCCTCGACACCGCCACCCCCGAACGGCGAAACGGGGAGCTCGTGTTCAACGGGGTCATGATCGACATCACCGAGCGCAAGACGGCCGAGCGCGCCCTCCGGGACGAGCGCGACCGGTTCGAGAGCCTCTTTGAGAGCCTGCCCACGCCGGTTATGCGCTGCACGGTGAAGGACGGCACGAGCTACGTGTCGACCGTCAACGAGGCCTTTGCGCACACCTTTGGGGTCGACCCCGAGGCGGTCGAGGGCGAGAACATCGACGCGACCATCGTGCCGGACGACGCCGAGCAGGAAGGCAGTGCCCTCAACCGCCGCGCGGTGCAGGAGGGGGCCCTGAAGACCGAGGTGCGTCGCCGCACCAAGGAGGGGCCCCGCGACTTTCAGCTCCAGGCGACCGGACGAACCCGGGGGGACGCCCCGCCGGAGATCCACGCCATCTACACCGACATCACCGAACGGACCCGGCTGGAGGAGACGCTCACGTACCGCTCCGAACTCGAAAGCAAGATCGTCGACATCTCCACCCGCTTCATCAACACGCCCATCGACGACCTGGACCGGGAGATTGAGGCCGCCCTCCAGGCCATCGGCGCCTTCGTGGACGCCGACCGGAGCTACGTCTTCCTGTTCGACGACGAGGCGGCCACCATGAGCAACACCCACGAGTGGCGGACCGAAGCGACGGCCTCCACGCAGTCGCGCCTCCAAAACATTCCGTACGCGGAGACGCCCTGGTTTATGGCCCGCATGCGCCGTCGGGAGGGGCCGCTGCGCGTGCCGCGTCTCGAGGACCTTCCCCCCGACGCCGCCGGCCTGCGGCAGCGCCTGGAGGCCGGGAACGTGCAGTCCCTGCTCGTGCTGCCGATGCTGAACGACCAGGACCTGATCGGCTTCGTCGGGTTCGACGCCGTGCGGCAGCAGCGCGACTGGGATGCGGACACGGTGATGCTGCTCCGCGTGCTCAGCGACGCCATCTCCAACGCCCTCCAGCGAAAGACGGCGGAAAAGGAGATGCTGGCGGCCAAGGAGGAGGCCGAAGACGCAAACCGAATGAAGTCCGTCTTTCTGGCCAACATGAGTCACGAGATCCGGACGCCCCTCACCTCGATCATCGGCTTCGCGGAGGCCATCGGGGACGAACTCGGGGACGAGACGGCGGGGCCGGTCCTGCGGTTCGCGCAGCTCATCGAGAAGAGCGGGAATCGGTTGCTCGAAACCCTCGACGGGGTCCTCAACCTCTCGAAGCTCGAGGCGGGCGAAATGGATCTCACGATCGAGCCCGTCAACCTTGCCGTGCAGACCGCAGAGACGGCCGACCAGTTTGCCCCACAGGCCCAGGCGTCCGGAATTTCCCTCCACACGGACCTCGACGACGCCCCGGTGTGGGCACGGGCCGACGAGGGGGCGGTGCACATCGTGCTGCGCAACCTCATCTCCAACGCCATCAAGTACACCAACGAAGGGGGCGAGGTGGAGGTGCAGGTGCGCGACGCCGGAACGGCGGCCGTGATGGCGATAGAGGACACCGGCATCGGCATGAATCCCGAGCAGGTCACCGACCTGTTCGAGGCGTTCCGACAGGCCTCTGAGGGACTCGGCCGCGAATACGAGGGCACGGGCCTGGGACTGGCCGTCACCAAACAGGCGGTCGATCACATGAACGGCTCCATCGACGTGGAGACGGAGAAGGGCGTCGGCACGCGTTTCGTCGTCCGCCTGCCGACGGCAGCGTCCCCTTCCGATCTGTCTCCGTGA
- a CDS encoding OsmC family protein, with amino-acid sequence MVQIDTDYIGDLRCEAEHGPSGVTLTTDAPEDNHGEGRSFSPTDLVATALGTCIATILGIQAEKHALDLDGIEISVEKEMASNPRRIASLRTDVTMPTALDAQTRERVERAARHCPVDESIHPDIEVPITFHWPGGGAAS; translated from the coding sequence ATGGTTCAGATTGACACCGACTACATCGGGGACTTGCGCTGCGAGGCCGAGCACGGGCCGTCCGGCGTGACCCTCACCACCGACGCGCCGGAGGACAACCACGGCGAGGGCCGCTCCTTTTCGCCGACCGACCTGGTGGCCACGGCGCTGGGCACCTGCATCGCGACCATCCTCGGCATTCAGGCCGAGAAGCATGCCCTCGACCTCGACGGCATCGAGATTTCCGTCGAGAAAGAGATGGCGTCCAATCCGCGTCGCATCGCGTCGCTCCGGACCGACGTGACGATGCCGACTGCACTCGACGCGCAGACCCGTGAGCGTGTGGAGCGCGCCGCCCGTCACTGTCCGGTGGACGAGAGCATTCACCCGGACATTGAGGTCCCGATTACCTTCCACTGGCCAGGCGGGGGGGCGGCGTCCTGA
- a CDS encoding amino acid permease — MASGSSDLQKTLTLYDVYSISTGAMFSSGFFLLPGIAAAETGPSVILAYLVAGLLILPSMYSMAELSTAMPKAGGTYYFLDRALGPLAGTVGGLGTWLALVFKSAFALIGMGAYLAIYADVPIKPLAAALTLAFGVLNVVGAKESSLLQRVLVTILVGVLGFYAAQGVLSVWGGQSAVGGAAGEFTPFFTEGARGFLATIGIVFVSYAGLTKVASVAEEVKNPDRNIPLGMGLSLLTATGIYVVGVAIMVAILPATDLHADLTPVYTSGEVFFNWLPYTLGPILIVVAAVAAFASTGNAGIMSASRYPLAMARDRLLPDGFARIGRFNTPTRSIVVTVALMLVIIFVLSEEGVAKLASAFQLLIFALLNFAVIVMRESEIPSYAPGYRSPLYPWVQVAGIAIPFFLISEMGTLAIVFTGVVVLVGVGWYFYYASDVPREGAIFHLFARLGKQRYDGLDRELQTILEEKGVGHDTAFDRLVAESDVIHLDEPVPYADVVEDVSGRLAEELGLSTETLEHGFLEGAPYSAVSVSHGAALPYCRLDGISESKMVMVHCQSGICVDLEDEIEELDRSEPVYAFFFLVSPKDDEGEHLRTLATLANRTDEEQFLVEWRAAADEQEVKESLLHHERYLTLNLLSGTNTDEFIGQTVTDLNLPAGVLVALVRRDGQITVPSGATRLEEGDRVTIIGNPAGIDRLYELYRAGEQEGVVQ; from the coding sequence ATGGCTTCGGGCTCCTCGGACCTTCAGAAAACCCTCACCCTCTACGACGTCTACTCGATCAGTACGGGGGCAATGTTCAGCTCCGGGTTCTTTCTGCTGCCCGGCATCGCGGCGGCGGAGACAGGGCCCTCGGTCATCCTCGCGTACCTGGTGGCGGGCCTGCTCATCCTGCCGTCCATGTACAGCATGGCGGAGCTGTCGACGGCCATGCCCAAGGCGGGGGGGACGTATTACTTTCTCGACCGGGCCCTCGGCCCGCTCGCGGGCACGGTGGGCGGCCTGGGCACCTGGCTCGCGCTCGTCTTCAAGAGCGCGTTCGCCCTGATTGGGATGGGCGCCTACCTCGCCATCTACGCCGACGTGCCCATCAAGCCCCTGGCGGCGGCCCTCACGCTGGCCTTCGGGGTGCTCAACGTCGTCGGGGCCAAGGAGAGCAGCCTGCTGCAGCGCGTGCTGGTGACGATCCTGGTGGGCGTGCTCGGGTTCTACGCCGCACAGGGTGTCCTGTCGGTCTGGGGCGGGCAGAGCGCGGTCGGCGGGGCGGCCGGCGAGTTCACGCCCTTCTTTACGGAGGGGGCGCGCGGCTTTCTCGCCACCATCGGGATCGTCTTCGTCTCGTACGCCGGCCTGACGAAGGTGGCCAGCGTGGCCGAGGAGGTCAAGAATCCGGACCGCAACATTCCCTTGGGCATGGGCCTGTCGCTGCTCACGGCCACGGGCATCTACGTCGTGGGCGTGGCCATCATGGTGGCCATCCTGCCGGCCACGGACCTCCACGCCGACCTGACGCCCGTCTACACCTCCGGCGAGGTGTTCTTCAACTGGCTCCCGTACACCCTGGGCCCGATCCTGATCGTCGTTGCGGCCGTCGCGGCGTTCGCCTCCACCGGCAACGCCGGCATCATGTCGGCCTCCCGCTACCCGCTGGCCATGGCCCGCGACCGCCTGCTGCCCGACGGCTTCGCCCGGATCGGTCGCTTCAACACGCCCACCCGCTCGATTGTGGTGACGGTGGCGCTCATGCTCGTCATCATCTTCGTGCTCTCCGAAGAGGGCGTGGCGAAGCTGGCCAGTGCGTTCCAGCTCCTGATCTTTGCGCTCCTCAACTTCGCGGTCATCGTGATGCGGGAGAGCGAAATCCCGTCCTACGCGCCCGGCTACCGGTCGCCGCTGTACCCGTGGGTGCAGGTGGCGGGCATCGCCATTCCCTTCTTCCTCATCTCGGAGATGGGGACGCTGGCCATCGTCTTCACGGGCGTGGTGGTGCTGGTCGGCGTGGGCTGGTACTTCTACTACGCCTCCGACGTCCCCCGCGAGGGTGCGATCTTTCACCTCTTTGCCCGCCTCGGCAAGCAGCGCTACGACGGCCTCGACCGGGAGCTGCAGACCATCCTTGAGGAGAAAGGGGTGGGGCACGACACCGCGTTTGATCGGCTCGTGGCCGAGTCGGATGTCATTCACCTCGACGAGCCGGTTCCCTACGCGGACGTGGTGGAGGACGTGTCGGGCCGGCTGGCGGAAGAGCTTGGCCTCTCGACCGAAACCCTCGAACACGGGTTTCTGGAGGGGGCCCCCTACAGTGCCGTTTCCGTCTCCCACGGGGCCGCCCTTCCCTACTGTCGCCTCGACGGGATCAGCGAGTCGAAGATGGTGATGGTGCACTGCCAGTCCGGGATCTGCGTCGACCTGGAGGACGAGATCGAAGAGCTGGACCGCTCCGAGCCGGTCTACGCCTTCTTCTTTCTCGTCAGCCCGAAGGACGACGAGGGCGAGCACCTCCGCACGCTGGCGACCCTCGCCAACCGGACCGACGAGGAGCAATTCCTCGTCGAGTGGCGCGCGGCCGCCGACGAGCAGGAGGTCAAGGAGAGCCTGCTCCACCACGAACGCTACCTGACGCTCAACCTCCTGTCGGGGACCAACACGGACGAGTTTATCGGCCAAACCGTGACCGACCTGAACCTGCCGGCGGGCGTGCTGGTGGCCCTCGTGCGGCGCGACGGACAGATCACCGTCCCCTCCGGGGCGACGCGCCTGGAGGAAGGGGACCGCGTAACCATCATCGGCAATCCGGCGGGCATCGACCGGCTGTACGAACTGTACCGCGCGGGCGAGCAGGAAGGGGTCGTCCAGTAG
- a CDS encoding CBS domain-containing protein, whose protein sequence is MNPRDGLLDTRVKDIIQSKSALADDGNVLTTSPTATVFECIGRMVDRDVGSIVVMEGDAIAGLFTERNYMQSIALEGRSSDETEVQEVMTEDVATVRPDKPLEECLRLMTRLRCRHLPVVDEGGDLIGIVSIGDGVKQIIQTAQRETSRLRQYVTGTYAE, encoded by the coding sequence ATGAATCCACGAGATGGCCTTCTTGATACCCGAGTGAAAGACATCATTCAATCCAAGTCCGCCCTGGCCGACGACGGCAACGTCCTCACCACGAGCCCCACGGCAACCGTGTTCGAGTGTATTGGTCGGATGGTGGACCGCGACGTAGGCTCCATCGTGGTGATGGAGGGCGATGCCATCGCCGGCCTCTTTACCGAGCGGAATTACATGCAGAGCATCGCCCTGGAGGGCCGCAGCTCGGACGAGACGGAGGTCCAGGAGGTGATGACCGAGGACGTGGCGACCGTCCGCCCCGACAAGCCGCTTGAGGAGTGCCTGCGTCTGATGACGAGGCTCCGGTGTCGTCACCTTCCGGTGGTCGACGAGGGCGGGGATTTGATCGGCATCGTCTCGATCGGGGACGGCGTGAAGCAGATTATCCAGACGGCCCAGAGGGAGACGAGCCGGCTTCGCCAGTACGTCACCGGGACGTACGCCGAGTAG
- a CDS encoding SDR family NAD(P)-dependent oxidoreductase yields the protein MPSAIQYTFDQMDTNRTALVTGGNRGIGLAICEGLADRGVHVVMGARDEETGEDAAASIRERGGSVRVEQLDVIETASIEACKERLDADDVAVDALVNNAGVYPEGDALGVSIDQLDQAWTVNTRGPWLLVKAFVPDMIERGYGRVVNVSSGSGSFGEGLDTNHAAYSAAKAGLNALTMTLDNALPDGPDVKVNSMGPGWVHTRMGGEAAPRTPEEGADTALWLATLPEDGPSGGFFRDRERIPW from the coding sequence ATGCCTTCCGCAATCCAATACACTTTCGACCAGATGGATACCAACCGAACGGCCCTCGTCACGGGGGGCAACCGTGGCATTGGCCTCGCGATCTGTGAAGGCCTTGCTGATCGGGGTGTGCACGTCGTCATGGGCGCCCGCGATGAGGAGACGGGCGAGGACGCCGCGGCGTCCATTCGGGAGCGCGGCGGGTCGGTGCGCGTGGAGCAGCTCGACGTGATTGAGACCGCCTCGATTGAGGCCTGCAAGGAGCGTCTGGACGCGGATGACGTGGCGGTCGACGCGCTCGTCAACAACGCGGGCGTCTACCCGGAGGGCGACGCGCTGGGTGTCTCAATTGACCAGCTCGACCAGGCGTGGACGGTCAACACACGCGGCCCGTGGCTGCTGGTAAAGGCCTTTGTGCCCGACATGATTGAGCGGGGCTACGGCCGCGTCGTGAACGTGTCGTCCGGATCGGGGTCCTTCGGGGAAGGGCTCGATACGAATCACGCCGCCTACTCGGCCGCGAAGGCGGGCCTAAACGCCCTGACGATGACCCTCGACAATGCGCTGCCCGACGGGCCCGACGTGAAGGTCAACTCGATGGGGCCGGGATGGGTGCACACCCGCATGGGGGGCGAGGCGGCCCCGCGGACGCCCGAGGAGGGGGCCGACACGGCCCTTTGGCTGGCGACGCTCCCCGAGGACGGCCCGAGCGGGGGCTTTTTCCGCGACCGAGAGCGCATCCCGTGGTAG